The following proteins are encoded in a genomic region of Cryptomeria japonica chromosome 11, Sugi_1.0, whole genome shotgun sequence:
- the LOC131071110 gene encoding receptor-like protein 43, which yields MAISISLHIISVFLLLLFFSSFSHPLSSNRCSSHESDALLRFKAALNDSHGYLSSWVNGTDCCTNWTGISCHNQTNHVDSVEVGTVVVLGYANAFQGVISESLCQLRFLTSLLITGVVKGTTIPPCLGNLSYIHSLDLSNNRFSGMIPPSLCLLTRLAFLGLAFNNLNGSIPSCFGNVSSLTFLSLGYNQLSGSIPASLGNLSSLTGVHLGPNQFSGIIPASMGNLASLTSLDLSGNNLSGSILASLGSLSLLSYLDLGSNQLSSSIPDSLGNLSLLERFIISNNQLSGAIPSSFAQLASLIGLYGEGNHFNETISALPPSLIQLTLSLNHHQEISEIIFHKLTGLNYLYLSDCVLNISRTWIPSFQLSQLYLVSCTINGEFPSWISTQFTLDRLDLINASLVGVFPSWLWETSPLLYHLNLSGNHLEGSLSSNTSIGMQIEWLDVSRNRLSGHIPSIWSSNMQLLLLNDNLFIGSIPPSVGKSSELVLLNLANNLFSGNIPSSLGNLSKLQILNLANNLFSGNIPPSLGELNLLRLLNLGNNKITGVIPASLSNCSSLVVLNLGNNSLKGSLPLEFSKLSKLYSLVVHSNNLNGSIPPSIANCSNLQVLDIGKNSFQGEIPMFITNLSKLRVLVMKENNFTSNIPLGIGQLMNLQILLLSSNHISGSIPHTIVSLQAMAIESQDGFILSAFPSSEIYQDGLDMTLKGTYQHYLYILSTLTSVDLSNNEFEGEIPSNFGKLKGLRLLNLSMNNLNGTIPSSLREMHQLESLDLSKNHILGEVPTELESLSYLGSLNLSNNNLSRSIPQGPHMTGFVESSYSGNPNLWGCPLPKKCSWPKFVPPPPVSISKEKKSTTYPWYGIALGLTYGVAFGGIVSLILMKMSWRRKYFNKVDTVLKILFPWMKNLAL from the coding sequence ATGGCCATCTCCATCTCTTTACACATCATTTCAGTCTTTCTCCTTctcttatttttttcttctttttcccatCCATTATCCTCCAACAGGTGTTCTTCCCACGAATCTGATGCTCTGCTTCGCTTCAAAGCTGCCTTGAATGACTCCCATGGCTATCTCAGTTCGTGGGTGAATGGAACAGACTGTTGCACCAACTGGACCGGCATATCCTGCCACAATCAGACCAATCACGTTGACTCTGTTGAAGTAGGCACTGTCGTTGTATTAGGCTATGCCAATGCTTTCCAAGGAGTGATATCAGAGAGCCTGTGCCAGCTTCGTTTTCTCACATCACTGTTGATAACTGGAGTGGTGAAAGGTACTACCATTCCTCCCTGTTTGGGAAATCTCTCTTATATTCACTCTTTAGATTTATCTAATAATCGATTCAGTGGGATGATTCCCCCTTCCCTTTGTTTGCTCACTCGCCTTGCATTCCTCGGTCTCGCATTCAATAACTTGAATGGAAGCATACCCTCATGCTTTGGCAATGTTTCTTCTTTAACCTTCCTTTCCCTCGGTTACAACCAACTGAGTGGAAGCATACCAGCTTCCCTCGGCAATCTCTCTTCTTTAACTGGGGTTCACCTTGGTCCCAACCAATTTAGTGGAATCATACCAGCTTCTATGGGTAATCTTGCTTCTTTAACTTCACTTGACCTTAGTGGCAACAATCTTAGTGGAAGCATACTGGCTTCTCTTGGAAGTCTCTCTTTGTTGAGTTATTTAGATCTTGGATCCAATCAACTGAGCAGTAGCATTCCAGATTCCTTGGGCAATCTCTCTTTACTTGAGCGCTTCATCATTTCCAATAACCAACTAAGTGGTGCCATTCCCTCTTCATTTGCTCAGCTTGCCTCCCTGATAGGATTGTACGGTGAAGGAAATCATTTCAATGAAACGATTTCGGCACTTCCACCTTCTTTGATCCAACTAACCTTATCACTAAACCATCACCAGGAAATTTCGGAAATAATCTTTCACAAGCTTACAGGACTAAATTATTTGTATTTATCCGATTGTGTCCTAAATATTAGCAGAACTTGGATTCCATCCTTTCAGTTATCTCAGTTATATTTAGTGTCATGTACAATTAATGGTGAATTTCCATCTTGGATTTCAACGCAATTCACACTTGATAGATTAGACTTGATTAACGCAAGTCTTGTGGGTGTATTTCCCTCTTGGCTATGGGAAACTAGTCCTCTGTTGTATCATCTAAATCTTTCAGGAAATCATCTGGAAGGAAGCCTATCCTCAAATACTTCAATAGGGATGCAAATAGAATGGCTAGATGTATCTAGAAACAGGTTGAGTGGGCACATCCCGTCAATTTGGTCTTCTAATATGCAATTATTGTTGCTCAACGACAATTTGTTCATTGGTAGTATTCCTCCAAGCGTAGGCAAATCATCTGAACTTGTTTTGTTAAATCTTGCAAACAATTTGTTCAGTGGTAATATTCCTTCAAGCCTGGGAAACTTATCTAAACTACAAATTTTAAATCTTGCAAATAATTTGTTCAGTGGCAATATTCCTCCAAGCTTGGGAGAATTAAATTTACTCCGGTTATTAAATCTCGGAAACAACAAGATAACGGGAGTGATCCCTGCAAGTTTGTCAAATTGCTCTTCCCTTGTTGTCCTAAATTTGGGAAATAACAGTTTAAAGGGAAGCTTACCACTTGAGTTCAGCAAGCTAAGTAAATTATATTCATTAGTTGTTCATAGCAATAATCTAAATGGATCAATCCCTCCCTCAATAGCAAATTGTTCAAATCTACAGGTTCTTGATATTGGGAAAAACTCATTTCAAGGTGAAATACCAATGTTCATTACAAACCTTTCAAAGCTAAGAGTATTGGTGATGAAGGAAAATAATTTTACAAGCAATATTCCATTAGGGATAGGTCAACTAATGAATCTCCAAATCTTGCTCCTTTCTTCCAATCATATCTCAGGTTCAATTCCACACACAATTGTATCATTGCAAGCAATGGCAATAGAAAGTCAAGATGGTTTTATATTGTCCGCTTTTCCTAGTAGTGAAATATATCAAGATGGATTGGATATGACTTTAAAAGGCACATATCAACATTACCTATATATTCTTTCCACTCTCACATCCGTCGATCTCTCAAACAATGAATTTGAGGGAGAGATCCCTTCTAATTTTGGGAAATTGAAGGGGTTGAGGCTTCTAAACCTTTCAATGAACAATTTGAATGGGACCATTCCAAGTAGTCTGAGAGAAATGCATCAACTAGAATCACTAGACCTTTCAAAAAATCATATTTTAGGAGAAGTCCCTACAGAACTTGAATCTCTAAGCTATTTGGGTTCACTGAATCTATCAAACAACAATCTATCAAGAAGCATACCACAAGGACCGCATATGACTGGCTTTGTTGAATCCTCTTATTCAGGCAATCCTAACTTATGGGGGTGTCCCTTACCCAAAAAATGTTCTTGGCCAAAATTTGTTCCACCTCCTCCAGTTTCAATtagtaaagaaaagaaaagcactaCATATCCATGGTATGGGATAGCACTTGGATTGACATATGGAGTAGCTTTTGGAGGGATAGTTTCATTGATCTTGATGAAAATGAGCTGGAGGAGGAAGTACTTCAATAAAGTTGATACAGTATTGAAGATCTTGTTTCCATGGATGAAGAACTTAGCATTATGA